From Caulobacter segnis, a single genomic window includes:
- a CDS encoding glycoside hydrolase family 30 protein, producing MRVLLANAVAAVALVATAPAVAGPKLQSWVTTGDKSQLLTAQPSSGVVTAGELAGLPVVNVDAKERHQTIVGFGGAITDASAWLIQTKLTPTQRDRLLRELYGRGEGGLGFSFTRITIGASDFSLDHYSLDEAPGGAADPKLEHFSLKRPQEYVFPTVRAALKINPDLKVMASPWSAPAWMKTTGALVKGQLKPEAYPVYADFFARYVKAARKVGVPTDYLSIQNEPDFEPDNYPGMRWLAKDRARFFGEHLAPTFEREKIATKVLDWDHNWDKPEQPTTVLADPKARAFLAGVAWHCYAGDVSAQQPVTDANPDKEVFLTECSGGEWAPKFDDSFAWMVENLIIGSVRGGSRGVLMWNLALDETFGPHKGGCSDCRPFVTIDSKTGAITRTQEYYAFGHASRFVKPGAVRIGSPAKVGDLRTVAFQNRDGGRVLIVLNVGKEPAAFAITEGGRRFKASLPARAAGTFTW from the coding sequence ATGCGCGTACTGCTCGCCAACGCCGTCGCCGCCGTCGCGCTGGTCGCGACGGCCCCCGCTGTCGCCGGGCCCAAGCTCCAGAGCTGGGTGACCACGGGCGACAAGAGCCAGTTGCTGACCGCGCAGCCGTCGTCCGGCGTCGTCACGGCCGGGGAACTCGCCGGCCTCCCGGTCGTGAACGTCGACGCCAAGGAGCGCCACCAGACCATCGTCGGCTTCGGCGGTGCGATCACCGACGCCTCGGCCTGGCTGATCCAGACCAAGCTGACGCCGACCCAGCGCGATCGGCTGCTGCGCGAGCTGTATGGGCGCGGGGAGGGCGGACTAGGCTTCAGCTTCACCCGCATCACCATCGGCGCTTCGGACTTCTCGCTGGACCACTACAGCCTGGACGAGGCCCCCGGCGGCGCGGCCGATCCGAAACTGGAGCACTTCTCGCTGAAGCGGCCTCAGGAATACGTCTTCCCGACAGTTCGGGCGGCGCTGAAGATCAATCCCGATCTCAAGGTCATGGCCTCGCCGTGGAGCGCCCCAGCCTGGATGAAGACCACCGGGGCGCTGGTGAAGGGCCAGCTGAAGCCCGAAGCCTACCCGGTCTATGCCGACTTCTTCGCGCGCTACGTCAAGGCGGCCCGCAAGGTCGGCGTGCCGACCGACTATCTCAGCATCCAGAACGAGCCGGACTTCGAGCCTGACAACTATCCGGGCATGCGTTGGCTGGCCAAGGACCGCGCCCGGTTCTTCGGCGAGCACCTGGCGCCGACCTTCGAGCGCGAGAAGATCGCGACCAAGGTCCTCGACTGGGACCATAACTGGGACAAACCCGAGCAGCCGACGACGGTGCTGGCCGATCCCAAGGCCAGGGCCTTCCTCGCGGGCGTCGCCTGGCACTGCTACGCCGGCGACGTCTCGGCCCAGCAGCCGGTGACCGACGCCAACCCTGACAAGGAGGTGTTCCTCACCGAATGCTCGGGCGGCGAATGGGCCCCGAAGTTCGACGACAGCTTCGCCTGGATGGTCGAGAACCTGATCATCGGCTCGGTGCGCGGCGGCTCACGCGGCGTCTTGATGTGGAACCTGGCGCTGGACGAGACCTTCGGTCCGCATAAGGGCGGCTGCAGCGACTGCCGGCCGTTCGTGACCATCGACAGCAAGACGGGCGCGATCACCCGCACCCAGGAATACTACGCCTTCGGTCACGCCAGCCGGTTCGTGAAGCCCGGCGCTGTGCGGATCGGCTCGCCGGCCAAGGTCGGCGACCTGCGCACGGTGGCGTTCCAGAATCGCGACGGCGGCCGTGTCCTGATCGTGTTGAACGTGGGTAAAGAGCCTGCGGCCTTCGCGATCACGGAAGGCGGGCGTCGGTTCAAGGCTTCGTTGCCGGCGCGGGCGGCGGGCACCTTCACCTGGTGA
- a CDS encoding beta-glucosidase, with the protein MTTAAQPASALRILCRTTAAVALLSLAPLPLALGSGAVAEVMPTKASAPLAPRANDPAWVRADALVKQMTLDEKITYLHGLFPPNTKPAPADMIPSAGYVPGVPRLKIPTLRESDASLGVANQVEQRKGDVATALPSGLALASTFEPRLAFAGGAMIGAEARAKTFNVLLAGGVNLTRDPWAGRNFEYLGEDPLLAGQMAGEQIRGVQSNHIVSTIKHFALNAQETGRHVMDAQIDEADLRESDLLAFQIAIEKSNPASVMCAYNKVNGDWACQNDFLLNKVLKRDWNYPGFVMSDWGAVHSTVKAALAGLDQQSGQELDSQIFFGDDLKAAVAKGEVSPARLDDMVRRILHGVITSGLMDDPTPTTAQPIDYDAHAKVAQTVAERGSVLLKNDGNLLPLAKSARKIVLIGARADVGVISGGGSSQVRSVGGAPVEIPLDGGEAASFVRVTWHASSPLEAIKAAAPGAEVIYVDGKDPAAAAAAAKDADVAIVFAWHWQTEAQDAPSIVLPDNQDALIDAVAAANKRSIVVLETGGPVTMPWLDRVSAVMQAWYPGQRGGQAIARLLFGEVNPSGRLAMTFPKSADQAPRASAPGFAEQAAIDDARRAGQKAGPIKTFDVKYVEGAAVGYRWYAQEKRQPLYPFGYGLSYTAFAYKNLKVEDAAGLKVSFDVTNTGKVAGADTPQLYVTAGKRKPMVRLAGFEKVDLAPGETRRVTLTVEPRLLADYDTAKPGWTLAAGRYPLYVGRHAGDAALTGAANLKAWSRKP; encoded by the coding sequence ATGACGACCGCCGCCCAGCCTGCATCCGCCTTGCGGATCCTGTGCCGGACTACCGCCGCCGTGGCGTTGCTTTCCCTCGCGCCCCTGCCTTTGGCCCTTGGGTCGGGCGCCGTCGCCGAGGTCATGCCGACAAAGGCCAGCGCCCCGCTGGCCCCGCGCGCCAACGATCCGGCCTGGGTCCGCGCCGACGCCCTGGTCAAGCAGATGACCCTGGACGAAAAGATCACGTATCTGCACGGGCTCTTCCCGCCGAACACCAAGCCGGCGCCGGCCGACATGATCCCCTCGGCGGGCTACGTGCCGGGCGTGCCGCGCCTGAAGATCCCGACGCTGCGGGAAAGCGACGCCAGCCTGGGCGTGGCCAACCAGGTCGAACAGCGCAAGGGCGACGTCGCCACGGCCCTGCCGTCGGGCCTGGCCCTGGCCTCGACCTTCGAGCCCAGGCTGGCCTTCGCCGGCGGCGCGATGATCGGCGCCGAGGCCCGCGCCAAGACCTTCAACGTCCTGCTGGCCGGCGGCGTCAACCTGACCCGCGACCCGTGGGCGGGCCGCAACTTCGAATATCTGGGCGAGGACCCGCTGTTGGCCGGTCAGATGGCGGGCGAACAGATCCGAGGCGTGCAGTCCAACCACATCGTCTCGACGATCAAGCACTTCGCCCTGAACGCCCAGGAGACCGGCCGCCACGTGATGGACGCCCAGATCGACGAGGCGGACCTGCGGGAGAGCGACCTCCTGGCCTTCCAGATCGCGATCGAGAAGAGCAACCCGGCCTCGGTCATGTGCGCCTACAACAAGGTCAATGGCGACTGGGCCTGCCAGAACGACTTCCTGCTGAACAAGGTGCTCAAGCGCGACTGGAACTATCCGGGCTTCGTGATGTCGGACTGGGGCGCGGTGCACAGCACGGTCAAGGCTGCATTGGCGGGCCTGGACCAGCAGTCGGGCCAGGAGCTGGATAGCCAGATCTTCTTCGGCGACGACCTGAAGGCCGCCGTAGCGAAGGGCGAGGTCAGCCCCGCGCGCCTGGACGACATGGTCCGCCGCATCCTGCACGGGGTGATCACCTCGGGCCTGATGGACGACCCGACCCCGACGACCGCCCAGCCGATCGACTACGACGCCCACGCCAAGGTCGCCCAGACCGTGGCCGAGCGTGGCTCGGTGCTGCTGAAGAACGACGGGAACCTGCTGCCCCTGGCCAAGAGCGCCAGGAAGATCGTGCTGATCGGCGCCCGTGCCGATGTGGGCGTCATTTCGGGCGGCGGCTCGTCGCAGGTGCGATCGGTCGGCGGCGCGCCAGTCGAGATCCCGCTGGACGGTGGCGAGGCCGCCTCGTTCGTCCGCGTCACCTGGCACGCCTCCTCGCCGCTGGAGGCCATCAAGGCCGCCGCGCCGGGCGCCGAGGTGATCTATGTCGACGGCAAGGATCCCGCCGCCGCGGCCGCCGCGGCCAAGGACGCCGACGTCGCCATCGTCTTCGCCTGGCACTGGCAGACCGAGGCTCAGGACGCGCCGTCGATCGTCCTGCCCGACAACCAGGACGCCCTGATCGACGCCGTCGCCGCCGCCAACAAGCGCTCCATCGTGGTGCTAGAGACCGGCGGGCCGGTGACCATGCCGTGGCTGGATCGCGTCAGCGCGGTTATGCAGGCCTGGTATCCCGGCCAGCGCGGCGGCCAGGCTATCGCCCGCCTGCTGTTCGGCGAGGTCAATCCATCGGGCCGACTGGCCATGACCTTCCCGAAGTCCGCCGACCAGGCCCCGCGCGCCAGCGCGCCGGGCTTCGCCGAGCAGGCCGCGATCGACGACGCCCGCCGCGCCGGCCAGAAGGCTGGTCCGATCAAGACCTTCGACGTGAAGTACGTCGAGGGCGCCGCCGTCGGCTATCGCTGGTACGCCCAGGAAAAGCGCCAGCCGCTCTATCCGTTCGGCTACGGTCTCTCGTACACGGCCTTCGCCTACAAGAACCTCAAGGTCGAGGACGCCGCCGGGCTGAAGGTAAGCTTCGACGTCACCAACACCGGCAAGGTGGCCGGCGCCGATACGCCGCAGCTCTACGTCACGGCCGGCAAGCGCAAGCCGATGGTCCGTCTGGCGGGCTTCGAGAAGGTCGACCTGGCGCCCGGCGAGACCCGGCGGGTAACCTTGACCGTCGAGCCGCGCCTCCTAGCCGACTACGACACCGCCAAGCCCGGCTGGACGCTCGCGGCAGGCCGCTACCCTCTGTATGTCGGTCGCCACGCCGGCGACGCCGCGCTGACCGGCGCGGCCAACCTGAAGGCCTGGTCGAGGAAGCCGTGA
- a CDS encoding tryptophan halogenase family protein gives MQPLKTILIAGGGSAGWMTAALCSRLFQGLYEIVLVESEEIGTVGVGEATIPAIKKFNELLGLDEDDFLRKTQGSFKLGIEFRNWWRKGESYLHGFGVLGQDLGWLRVHQYWLRMRELGREGDFNALSINNAMALSDKFMRARADMAESPIGHIAHAFHFDAGLYAKHLSTYAQARGVKRREGKIVDVTLRSDDGFVQSVTMDDGEVITADFFVDCSGFRGLIIEQALKSGYEDWTHWLPCDRAIAVPTERSAHFTPYTRSTAHDAGWQWRIPLQHRTGNGHVYSSKHIDDDEAERVLLSNLDGAQRANPLRIRFTTGKRRKIWNKNCVSVGLASGFMEPLESTSLHLIQSAVIRMVRLLPDGGFDPANIDEFNRQTDFEYERIRDFIILHYKATERDDTAFWRYCRDMEVPATLQRKMDLFRANGRVFREDDELFTEESWIQVFLGQGVVPRSYDPLVRVHSDEAIARHLGDIETVIGKCLNVMPSHAEFVARTCQAPPLAAAPVPAS, from the coding sequence TTGCAACCGCTCAAGACAATATTGATCGCCGGCGGCGGCTCGGCCGGATGGATGACGGCGGCCCTGTGCTCGCGCCTGTTCCAGGGCCTCTACGAGATCGTGCTCGTCGAGTCCGAGGAGATCGGGACCGTCGGCGTGGGGGAGGCGACGATCCCCGCCATCAAGAAGTTCAACGAACTGCTCGGCCTCGACGAGGACGATTTCCTGCGCAAGACGCAGGGGTCGTTCAAGCTGGGCATCGAGTTCCGGAACTGGTGGCGCAAGGGCGAGAGCTACCTGCACGGCTTTGGCGTGCTGGGTCAGGATCTGGGCTGGTTGCGCGTCCACCAGTACTGGCTGCGCATGCGCGAGCTCGGTCGCGAGGGCGACTTCAACGCCTTGTCGATCAACAACGCCATGGCGCTGAGCGACAAGTTTATGCGGGCCCGCGCCGACATGGCCGAGTCCCCGATCGGCCACATCGCCCACGCCTTCCACTTCGACGCGGGCCTCTACGCCAAGCACCTGTCGACCTATGCCCAGGCGCGCGGCGTCAAGCGGCGCGAGGGCAAGATCGTCGACGTGACGCTGCGGTCCGACGACGGCTTCGTGCAGTCGGTGACCATGGACGACGGCGAGGTGATCACCGCCGACTTCTTCGTCGACTGCTCGGGCTTCCGCGGGCTGATCATCGAGCAGGCCCTGAAGTCCGGCTACGAGGACTGGACGCACTGGCTGCCCTGCGACAGGGCCATCGCCGTGCCGACCGAGCGCTCGGCGCACTTCACGCCCTATACCCGCTCGACCGCCCACGACGCCGGCTGGCAGTGGCGCATCCCGCTGCAGCACCGCACCGGTAACGGCCACGTCTACTCGTCCAAGCACATCGACGACGACGAGGCCGAGCGCGTCCTGTTGTCGAACCTGGACGGCGCCCAGCGGGCCAATCCGCTGCGCATCCGCTTCACGACCGGCAAGCGCCGGAAGATCTGGAACAAGAACTGCGTCTCGGTGGGCCTGGCCAGCGGCTTCATGGAGCCGCTGGAGTCGACCAGCCTGCATCTGATCCAGTCGGCGGTGATCCGCATGGTTCGCCTGCTGCCGGACGGCGGCTTCGACCCGGCCAACATCGACGAGTTCAATCGCCAGACTGACTTCGAATACGAGCGCATCCGCGACTTCATCATCCTGCACTACAAGGCCACCGAGCGCGACGACACCGCCTTCTGGCGCTATTGCCGCGACATGGAGGTCCCCGCCACGCTGCAGCGGAAGATGGACCTCTTCCGCGCCAACGGCCGGGTCTTCCGTGAGGACGACGAGCTCTTCACCGAAGAGAGCTGGATCCAGGTGTTCCTGGGCCAGGGCGTCGTGCCGCGAAGCTATGACCCGCTGGTGCGCGTCCACTCGGACGAGGCCATCGCCCGCCACCTCGGCGACATCGAGACGGTCATCGGCAAGTGCCTGAATGTCATGCCCAGCCACGCCGAGTTCGTGGCCCGGACATGCCAGGCGCCACCGCTGGCCGCGGCCCCCGTTCCAGCATCCTGA
- a CDS encoding TonB-dependent receptor, with product MRNRTSGARPSIQRFYATASAAAITLAIAGPGAAWAQSAAPTPKAEDDTVEAIVVTGIRAGIQNSINIKKNETSIVEAVSAEDIGKLPDVSIAESIARLPGLAAQRVNGRAQVISIRGLAPDFTTTLLNGRQQASSGDNRAVEFDQYPSELLSSVVIYKTPDAQVSGMGLSGTADLRTVRPLAYGKRALALNLRGEKTAGKKLNDDSHNVGGRFSASYIDQFADGTIGVALGYAHLDSPSQVKRYKAYGYEAFPAESTSPDSADGALMLNGQEIMAVSRNNKRDAVIGIFEYRPNDKIHSTLDLYYSTFKQKETTRGAQWFSNPYADGVTYSNVTTEQLGGSKFATGGTLNHGVPIIRNDFNTRQDQLFSAGFNNEFQLSEKTRLVADLSYSSNKRKEQIMETYAGYGRGVGGVTPATPDVGRTYDTIGFQVADNGFSQYDEGLNYADASKVTLGDRAPWGGWGHDGAIRFPHVKEDVKAVDIRLEHEMDGFISQLSAGVNFTKRDKGKTVSDNDLFLKNGRQQVYVDAADLVDPTNLGFAGFGDVLSVKIGDVWKKYYNSAPILDANYYDKNWDITEEVTTFFAKANFQTGDLRGNVGVQVVKQKQESAGVVINGTEAGQPIVPTKISTKDDYTDVLPSLNLIYDLGGGHRLRFALSKTMARPRMDDMRANVTPSFNSLVCSGQGGCAAGSTVNPWSASGGNPHLKPWMAKAADLAYEWYISPATYVSVAGFYKKLDTYIYSQSGTFDFTGIPAPSSATSIPSNVIVSPIGQMTLPANGNGGVVKGVEFSGAVELGQFADLLKGFGVQGSLSLTKSNLNTTSNPDPTQEVRIPGLSGTVYNVTGYYERGGFQARISQRYRSAFKGEVVQLFATRGFTEILADKQVDAQIGYTFQDGPLNNLGVLLQVNNLTDSPYRTRLGLDKGGTKTSNGGSLPETYEKYGRQILFGVNYRF from the coding sequence ATGCGAAACCGCACGAGCGGCGCGCGTCCGTCCATCCAGCGATTCTACGCCACGGCCTCAGCCGCCGCGATCACCCTGGCCATCGCCGGGCCGGGCGCGGCCTGGGCGCAGTCAGCCGCCCCGACGCCGAAAGCCGAGGACGACACCGTTGAGGCCATCGTGGTGACGGGCATCCGCGCCGGCATCCAGAACTCCATCAACATCAAGAAGAACGAGACCTCGATCGTCGAGGCTGTCTCGGCCGAGGACATCGGCAAGCTGCCGGACGTCTCGATCGCCGAGTCGATCGCCCGCCTGCCGGGCCTGGCCGCCCAGCGCGTCAACGGCCGCGCCCAGGTGATCTCGATCCGCGGCCTGGCGCCCGACTTCACCACCACGCTGCTGAACGGCCGTCAGCAGGCCAGCTCGGGCGACAACCGCGCCGTCGAGTTCGACCAGTATCCGTCGGAACTGCTGTCCAGCGTCGTGATCTACAAGACGCCGGACGCCCAGGTCTCGGGCATGGGCCTGTCGGGCACCGCCGACCTGCGCACCGTGCGCCCGCTGGCCTATGGCAAGCGCGCCCTGGCGCTGAACCTGCGCGGCGAGAAGACCGCCGGCAAGAAGTTGAACGACGACTCCCACAACGTCGGCGGCCGCTTCAGCGCCAGCTACATCGACCAGTTCGCCGACGGCACGATCGGTGTGGCCCTGGGCTACGCCCACCTGGATTCGCCGTCGCAGGTGAAGCGCTACAAGGCCTATGGCTACGAGGCGTTCCCGGCTGAATCGACTTCTCCGGACAGCGCCGACGGCGCGCTGATGTTGAACGGCCAGGAGATCATGGCGGTCTCGCGAAACAACAAGCGCGACGCGGTGATCGGCATCTTCGAATACCGGCCGAACGACAAGATCCATTCGACGCTGGACCTGTACTACTCGACCTTCAAGCAGAAGGAGACGACGCGCGGCGCCCAGTGGTTCTCCAACCCCTATGCCGACGGCGTCACCTATTCGAACGTCACCACCGAGCAGTTGGGCGGCTCGAAGTTCGCCACCGGCGGCACGCTGAACCACGGCGTCCCGATCATCCGGAACGACTTCAACACCCGCCAGGACCAGCTGTTCTCGGCCGGCTTCAACAATGAGTTCCAGCTGTCCGAAAAGACCAGGCTGGTCGCCGACCTGTCCTATTCGTCGAACAAGCGGAAGGAACAGATCATGGAGACGTACGCGGGCTACGGCCGCGGCGTCGGCGGCGTCACCCCAGCCACGCCGGACGTGGGCCGCACCTATGACACCATCGGCTTCCAAGTCGCCGACAACGGCTTCTCGCAATATGACGAGGGCCTGAACTACGCCGACGCCAGCAAGGTCACGCTGGGCGACCGCGCCCCCTGGGGCGGTTGGGGTCACGACGGCGCGATCCGCTTCCCGCACGTCAAGGAGGACGTCAAGGCGGTCGACATCCGGCTCGAGCACGAGATGGACGGCTTCATCTCCCAGCTTTCGGCCGGCGTAAACTTCACCAAGCGAGACAAGGGCAAGACCGTTTCAGACAACGATCTGTTCCTGAAGAACGGTCGCCAGCAGGTCTATGTCGACGCCGCCGACCTGGTCGACCCGACCAATCTGGGCTTCGCCGGCTTTGGCGACGTGCTCAGCGTCAAGATCGGCGACGTGTGGAAGAAGTACTACAATTCCGCGCCGATCCTCGACGCCAACTACTACGACAAGAACTGGGACATCACCGAGGAGGTCACGACCTTCTTCGCCAAGGCCAACTTCCAGACCGGCGATCTGCGCGGCAATGTCGGCGTGCAGGTGGTCAAGCAGAAGCAGGAGTCCGCCGGCGTCGTGATCAATGGCACCGAAGCCGGCCAGCCGATCGTCCCGACCAAGATCAGCACCAAGGACGACTACACCGACGTCCTGCCCAGCCTGAACCTGATCTACGACCTGGGCGGCGGTCATCGCCTCCGCTTCGCCCTGTCCAAGACCATGGCCCGCCCGCGCATGGACGACATGCGCGCCAATGTGACGCCGTCGTTCAATTCGCTGGTCTGCAGCGGGCAAGGCGGTTGCGCCGCCGGCTCGACCGTCAATCCCTGGAGCGCCAGCGGCGGCAACCCGCACCTGAAGCCCTGGATGGCTAAGGCCGCCGACCTAGCCTACGAGTGGTATATCAGCCCCGCGACCTATGTCTCGGTCGCCGGCTTCTACAAGAAGCTCGACACCTATATCTATTCGCAGAGTGGCACGTTCGACTTCACGGGCATTCCCGCGCCGTCGTCGGCCACCTCGATCCCGTCAAACGTCATCGTCAGCCCGATCGGCCAGATGACCCTGCCAGCGAACGGCAACGGCGGCGTGGTCAAGGGCGTGGAGTTCAGCGGCGCGGTCGAGCTGGGCCAGTTCGCCGACCTCCTGAAGGGCTTCGGCGTGCAGGGAAGCCTGTCGCTGACCAAGTCGAACCTGAACACGACCAGCAATCCCGATCCGACCCAGGAAGTCCGCATCCCGGGCCTCTCGGGCACCGTCTACAACGTCACCGGCTACTACGAGCGTGGCGGTTTCCAGGCGCGGATCAGCCAGCGCTATCGCTCGGCCTTCAAGGGCGAGGTGGTGCAGCTGTTCGCGACCCGGGGCTTCACCGAGATCCTGGCCGACAAGCAGGTCGACGCCCAGATCGGCTACACCTTCCAGGACGGCCCGCTGAACAACCTGGGCGTCTTGCTGCAGGTCAACAACCTGACGGACTCGCCGTACCGCACGCGCCTTGGCCTCGACAAGGGCGGCACCAAGACCAGCAACGGCGGCTCGCTGCCCGAGACCTACGAGAAGTACGGCCGCCAGATCCTGTTCGGCGTGAACTATCGGTTCTAA
- a CDS encoding LacI family DNA-binding transcriptional regulator yields the protein MTSKRPTIDDVARLSGVARVTVSRVLNGGPNVRDEVRARVMQAVEQLDYKVNPQARSLAGGASRLLAFVFASDPENDPNSYYESALELGALRACLALGYQVLVQNVPEQTPDSHKRVLDLITTQRCEGLILSPPYSDDVALIEAVLAQGCKVVTVSPGGPGKGKADGVGVDDEAGGYDVTRELLRLGHRRFGFIAGLEGHLSADRRLKGFQRALAEQGLGEGDCVILRGDFTFRSGTHLASRLLDHALKPTALVCANDDMAAGVLSAAHARGLNIPADLSITGFDDAPVAAIVWPPLTTVHQPVKVLGQRAVELLVARLTGANVRPEPVFEQLEHAVVSRQTTTAR from the coding sequence TTGACGAGCAAGAGACCCACCATCGACGACGTCGCCCGACTGTCGGGCGTGGCGCGCGTGACGGTGTCTCGGGTGCTCAACGGCGGTCCCAATGTCCGCGACGAAGTTCGCGCCCGCGTCATGCAGGCGGTCGAACAGCTGGATTACAAGGTCAATCCCCAGGCCCGCAGCCTGGCGGGCGGCGCCAGCCGGCTGCTGGCCTTCGTCTTCGCCTCGGATCCGGAGAACGATCCCAACTCGTATTACGAGTCCGCCTTGGAGCTGGGCGCGCTACGCGCCTGCCTGGCGCTGGGCTATCAGGTGCTGGTCCAGAACGTGCCCGAACAGACGCCCGACAGCCACAAGCGGGTGCTGGACCTGATCACCACCCAGCGCTGCGAAGGCCTGATCCTGTCGCCGCCCTACAGCGACGACGTCGCCCTGATCGAGGCCGTCCTGGCCCAGGGCTGCAAGGTCGTGACCGTCTCGCCGGGCGGTCCCGGCAAGGGCAAGGCCGACGGGGTCGGGGTCGACGACGAGGCCGGGGGCTACGACGTCACCCGCGAGCTGCTGCGTCTGGGCCACCGCCGGTTCGGCTTCATCGCCGGCCTGGAAGGCCACCTGTCGGCCGATCGGCGCCTAAAGGGTTTCCAGCGCGCCCTGGCCGAACAGGGGCTGGGGGAGGGTGACTGCGTGATTCTGCGCGGCGACTTCACCTTCCGGTCCGGGACCCACCTGGCGTCGCGGCTTCTGGACCATGCGCTGAAGCCGACGGCGCTGGTCTGCGCCAATGACGACATGGCCGCCGGCGTGCTGTCGGCCGCCCACGCGCGGGGCCTGAACATCCCCGCCGACCTGTCGATCACCGGCTTCGACGACGCCCCCGTCGCCGCCATCGTCTGGCCCCCACTGACCACCGTCCACCAGCCCGTCAAGGTGCTGGGCCAGCGCGCCGTCGAGCTGCTGGTGGCGCGCCTGACCGGCGCGAACGTTCGGCCCGAGCCGGTCTTCGAGCAGCTCGAGCACGCGGTCGTATCGCGTCAGACCACGACGGCGCGCTAG
- a CDS encoding alginate lyase family protein, protein MKTVWLAACALTSAATAAHAADYALLGPSFGKGPVTPALSEAVISRAMATPDRPPGAIPHAHTEGTLPGKGIREISLKAREDQPIVLNFAIAYRLTGDRRFLDAAGRYLENWADIYQFSFNPIDETGFDTLLMAYDLTEDDLPAPVRAKVDAFWRKMAVGYLDAIDAGPRNANTNWQSHRVKLATMAAFQTGDTAIIDRAREAYRRQIAANLLPDGSMFDFHERDALHYVTYNLDPLMMAALSARAHGLDWFGWKSPAGASLPHSLDWLAAYARGDKTHIEFANSKIQFDRDRAAAGQKEYAPHPWDVGNGVSTYSLASLLDARYLPLRDDLVKRTGKRPPVWTEIQRASQSPAR, encoded by the coding sequence TTGAAGACCGTCTGGCTGGCCGCCTGCGCCCTGACCTCAGCCGCGACCGCCGCGCATGCCGCCGACTACGCCCTGCTGGGACCGTCGTTTGGCAAGGGGCCTGTCACGCCCGCGCTGTCCGAGGCGGTGATCTCTCGCGCTATGGCGACCCCGGACCGCCCGCCGGGCGCGATTCCCCACGCGCACACCGAAGGCACCCTGCCCGGCAAGGGCATTCGCGAAATCAGCCTTAAGGCCCGCGAGGATCAGCCCATCGTACTGAACTTCGCCATCGCCTATCGCCTGACCGGCGATCGTCGGTTCCTCGACGCCGCCGGCCGCTATCTGGAGAACTGGGCCGACATCTACCAGTTCTCGTTCAACCCGATCGACGAGACGGGCTTCGACACGCTGCTGATGGCCTACGACCTGACCGAGGACGACCTCCCCGCCCCCGTTCGCGCCAAGGTCGATGCGTTCTGGCGCAAGATGGCGGTCGGTTATCTCGACGCCATCGACGCTGGGCCCCGGAACGCCAACACCAACTGGCAGAGCCATCGGGTCAAGCTGGCGACCATGGCCGCGTTCCAGACCGGCGACACGGCGATCATCGACCGGGCCCGTGAGGCCTACCGTAGGCAGATCGCCGCCAACCTGCTGCCAGACGGCAGCATGTTCGACTTCCACGAGCGCGACGCCCTGCACTACGTCACCTACAATCTGGATCCGCTGATGATGGCCGCGCTTTCGGCCCGGGCGCATGGCCTGGACTGGTTCGGCTGGAAGAGCCCGGCGGGCGCCAGCCTGCCCCACTCCCTCGACTGGCTGGCCGCCTATGCGCGGGGCGACAAGACCCATATCGAGTTCGCCAACTCAAAGATCCAGTTCGACCGCGACCGCGCCGCCGCCGGTCAGAAGGAGTACGCCCCGCACCCGTGGGACGTCGGCAACGGCGTCTCGACCTACAGCCTGGCCAGCCTGCTGGACGCCCGATACCTGCCGCTGCGCGACGACCTGGTGAAGCGCACCGGCAAGCGCCCACCCGTCTGGACCGAGATCCAGCGCGCTTCGCAGAGCCCGGCGCGTTGA
- a CDS encoding DUF2939 domain-containing protein has translation MTRNNRILVGAGVVLAALLIAAYFVSPIIALHGLTTAAKAGDRAKLERGIDFPAVRESLKSQLKTVMTKSIAADPKLRDNPFAALGQMLLVGVIDKAVDAYATPDAIAEMVATNKAPEHISTDAPPPIEQPKPEPKAKSTTEAHYAYDGLNHFRATYRDKTDKPGDELGLVMERRGLFTWKLVKIELPPNLGH, from the coding sequence ATGACTCGCAACAACCGTATCCTGGTCGGCGCCGGCGTGGTGCTCGCCGCCCTCCTGATCGCCGCCTATTTCGTCTCGCCGATTATCGCCCTGCACGGACTGACGACGGCGGCGAAGGCCGGCGATCGCGCCAAGCTGGAACGCGGCATCGATTTTCCCGCCGTCCGCGAGAGCCTGAAGTCTCAGCTCAAGACCGTGATGACCAAGTCCATCGCCGCGGATCCCAAGCTGCGCGACAACCCGTTCGCGGCGCTGGGCCAGATGCTGCTGGTCGGCGTGATCGACAAGGCCGTGGACGCCTACGCCACGCCGGACGCCATCGCCGAGATGGTCGCCACCAACAAGGCGCCGGAACATATCTCGACCGACGCGCCGCCGCCGATCGAGCAACCCAAGCCCGAGCCCAAGGCCAAGTCGACGACTGAAGCGCACTACGCTTACGACGGGCTGAACCACTTCCGCGCGACCTATCGCGACAAGACCGACAAGCCCGGCGACGAACTGGGCCTGGTCATGGAGCGGCGGGGCCTGTTCACCTGGAAGCTGGTCAAGATCGAGCTGCCGCCGAACCTCGGCCACTAG